The Oncorhynchus masou masou isolate Uvic2021 chromosome 8, UVic_Omas_1.1, whole genome shotgun sequence genome has a window encoding:
- the LOC135544719 gene encoding volume-regulated anion channel subunit LRRC8A-like isoform X2: MIPITELRYFADTQPAYRILKPWWDVFTDYISIVMLMIAVFGGTLQVTQDKMICLPCKWVVNKSCEYLNMSFRDPFDPEPKGIQYELDRHQYNYIDAVCYENKLHWFAKYFPYLVLLHTLIFLACSNFWFKFPRTSSKLEHFVSILLKCFDSPWTTRALSETVVEESDPKPLGKMNGTMDKKASCISEDVEASVPMLQRTKSLIEQGIVDRSDTGVLDKKEGEQAKALFEKVKKFRIHVEEGDIVYRLYIRQTIIKVIKFILIICYTAYYVHYIKFSVICTVDIEKLTGYRMYHCAHPLATLFKILACFYISLVGIYGLICMYTLCWMLSRSLKRYSFESIREESRYSDIPDVKNDFAFMLHMIDQYDPLYSKRFAVFLSEVSENKLRQLNLNNEWTLDKLRQRITKNSQEKLELHLFMLNGIPETVFDLIELEVLKLELIPDVTIPPIIAQLVSLREMWLYHTPAKIEAPALAFLRENLKSLHIKFTDIKEIPLWIYSLKNLSELHLTGNLSAENNRYIVIDGLRELKRLKVLRLKSNLTKLPQVVTDVGVHLQKLSINNEGTKLMVLNSLKKMVNLTELELLRCDLERIPHSIFSLHNLQEIDLKDNNLKTIEEIISFQHLHRLVNLKLWYNQIAYIPIQIGTLTNMERLYLNRNKIENIPGQLFYCRKLRFLDLSHNNLTSIHADVGFLQNLQYFAVTANRWGSTKMEIWWLQHSAP; encoded by the coding sequence ATGATCCCCATCACAGAGCTCCGGTACTTTGCCGACACACAGCCGGCGTACCGCATCCTGAAGCCATGGTGGGACGTCTTCACAGACTACATCTCCATCGTCATGCTCATGATCGCCGTGTTTGGGGGCACGCTACAGGTAACCCAGGACAAGATGATCTGCCTGCCCTGCAAGTGGGTGGTCAACAAATCCTGCGAGTACCTCAATATGAGCTTCCGTGACCCCTTTGATCCAGAGCCAAAAGGCATCCAGTATGAACTGGACCGGCACCAGTACAACTACATTGACGCGGTCTGCTATGAGAACAAGCTGCACTGGTTTGCCAAGTACTTCCCCTACCTGGTGCTACTGCACACCCTCATCTTCCTGGCCTGCAGTAACTTCTGGTTCAAGTTCCCCCGGACTAGCTCCAAACTGGAGCACTTTGTGTCCATCCTGCTCAAGTGTTTTGACTCGCCATGGACCACCAGGGCTCTGTCTgagactgtagtggaggagagcgACCCCAAGCCTCTGGGGAAGATGAACGGTACCATGGACAAGAAGGCATCATGCATCAGCGAGGACGTGGAGGCCAGCGTGCCCATGCTCCAAAGGACCAAGTCCCTCATCGAGCAGGGCATTGTTGACCGCTCCGACACGGGTGTCCTGGACAAGAAGGAAGGCGAGCAGGCCAAAGCTCTTTTCGAGAAGGTCAAGAAGTTCCGGATCCACGTCGAAGAAGGGGACATTGTCTACCGGCTCTACATCCGCCAGACCATCATCAAAGTCATCAAGTTCATTCTGATCATCTGCTACACGGCCTACTATGTGCACTACATCAAGTTCAGTGTGATCTGCACGGTGGACATTGAGAAGCTGACGGGCTATAGGATGTACCACTGTGCTCACCCCCTGGCCACACTCTTCAAGATTCTGGCATGTTTTTATATCAGCCTGGTGGGGATTTACGGTCTCATCTGCATGTACACCCTCTGCTGGATGCTCAGCCGCTCGCTTAAGCGCTACTCCTTTGAGTCAATCCGCGAGGAGAGCAGGTACAGTGACATACCAGATGTGAAAAACGACTTTGCCTTCATGTTGCACATGATAGACCAGTATGACCCGCTCTACTCCAAACGCTTTGCGGTCTTCCTGTCGGAGGTTAGCGAGAACAAACTGCGTCAGCTGAACCTCAACAATGAGTGGACGCTGGACAAGCTGCGGCAACGTATCACCAAGAACTCCCAGGAGAAACTGGAGCTGCACTTGTTCATGCTTAACGGAATCCCTGAAACCGTGTTTGACCTAATAGAACTGGAGGTGCTCAAGCTGGAGCTCATCCCTGATGTCACCATCCCCCCCATCATTGCCCAGCTAGTCAGCCTGAGAGAGATGTGGCTCTACCACACACCGGCAAAAATTGAGGCCCCAGCTTTGGCCTTTCTGAGGGAGAACCTCAAGTCCCTCCACATAAAGTTCACTGACATCAAGGAGATTCCTCTATGGATCTACAGCCTGAAGAACCTGAGCGAGCTGCACCTCACAGGGAACCTGAGCGCAGAGAACAACCGCTACATTGTCATCGACGGGCTACGAGAGCTCAAGAGGCTCAAAGTGCTCCGTCTGAAGAGTAACCTGACCAAGCTGCCTCAGGTGGTGACAGACGTTGGGGTCCACCTCCAGAAGCTGTCAATCAACAATGAGGGCACCAAGCTGATGGTGCTCAACAGCCTGAAGAAGATGgtgaacctgacagagctggagctGTTGCGCTGCGACCTGGAACGTATCCCGCACTCCATCTTCAGCCTGCACAACCTGCAGGAGATTGACCTGAAGGACAATAACCTTAAGACCATCGAGGAGATCATCAGCTTCCAGCACCTGCACCGTCTGGTAAACTTGAAGCTGTGGTACAACCAGATCGCCTATATCCCCATCCAGATCGGCACCTTGACGAACATGGAGAGGCTCTACCTAAACCGCAACAAGATCGAGAACATCCCGGGCCAGCTGTTCTACTGCCGCAAACTGCGCTTCCTGGACCTGAGTCACAACAACCTGACCAGTATACATGCCGATGTGGGCTTCCTCCAGAACCTGCAGTACTTTGCTGTGACAGCCAACAGG
- the LOC135544719 gene encoding volume-regulated anion channel subunit LRRC8A-like isoform X1, whose amino-acid sequence MIPITELRYFADTQPAYRILKPWWDVFTDYISIVMLMIAVFGGTLQVTQDKMICLPCKWVVNKSCEYLNMSFRDPFDPEPKGIQYELDRHQYNYIDAVCYENKLHWFAKYFPYLVLLHTLIFLACSNFWFKFPRTSSKLEHFVSILLKCFDSPWTTRALSETVVEESDPKPLGKMNGTMDKKASCISEDVEASVPMLQRTKSLIEQGIVDRSDTGVLDKKEGEQAKALFEKVKKFRIHVEEGDIVYRLYIRQTIIKVIKFILIICYTAYYVHYIKFSVICTVDIEKLTGYRMYHCAHPLATLFKILACFYISLVGIYGLICMYTLCWMLSRSLKRYSFESIREESRYSDIPDVKNDFAFMLHMIDQYDPLYSKRFAVFLSEVSENKLRQLNLNNEWTLDKLRQRITKNSQEKLELHLFMLNGIPETVFDLIELEVLKLELIPDVTIPPIIAQLVSLREMWLYHTPAKIEAPALAFLRENLKSLHIKFTDIKEIPLWIYSLKNLSELHLTGNLSAENNRYIVIDGLRELKRLKVLRLKSNLTKLPQVVTDVGVHLQKLSINNEGTKLMVLNSLKKMVNLTELELLRCDLERIPHSIFSLHNLQEIDLKDNNLKTIEEIISFQHLHRLVNLKLWYNQIAYIPIQIGTLTNMERLYLNRNKIENIPGQLFYCRKLRFLDLSHNNLTSIHADVGFLQNLQYFAVTANRIESLPPDLFQCKKLRTLNLGNNCLQTLPSRFGELTGLTQLELRGNRLECLPVELGECRLLKRCGLVVEEDLFNTLPPEVKEQLWRADKEPV is encoded by the exons ATGATCCCCATCACAGAGCTCCGGTACTTTGCCGACACACAGCCGGCGTACCGCATCCTGAAGCCATGGTGGGACGTCTTCACAGACTACATCTCCATCGTCATGCTCATGATCGCCGTGTTTGGGGGCACGCTACAGGTAACCCAGGACAAGATGATCTGCCTGCCCTGCAAGTGGGTGGTCAACAAATCCTGCGAGTACCTCAATATGAGCTTCCGTGACCCCTTTGATCCAGAGCCAAAAGGCATCCAGTATGAACTGGACCGGCACCAGTACAACTACATTGACGCGGTCTGCTATGAGAACAAGCTGCACTGGTTTGCCAAGTACTTCCCCTACCTGGTGCTACTGCACACCCTCATCTTCCTGGCCTGCAGTAACTTCTGGTTCAAGTTCCCCCGGACTAGCTCCAAACTGGAGCACTTTGTGTCCATCCTGCTCAAGTGTTTTGACTCGCCATGGACCACCAGGGCTCTGTCTgagactgtagtggaggagagcgACCCCAAGCCTCTGGGGAAGATGAACGGTACCATGGACAAGAAGGCATCATGCATCAGCGAGGACGTGGAGGCCAGCGTGCCCATGCTCCAAAGGACCAAGTCCCTCATCGAGCAGGGCATTGTTGACCGCTCCGACACGGGTGTCCTGGACAAGAAGGAAGGCGAGCAGGCCAAAGCTCTTTTCGAGAAGGTCAAGAAGTTCCGGATCCACGTCGAAGAAGGGGACATTGTCTACCGGCTCTACATCCGCCAGACCATCATCAAAGTCATCAAGTTCATTCTGATCATCTGCTACACGGCCTACTATGTGCACTACATCAAGTTCAGTGTGATCTGCACGGTGGACATTGAGAAGCTGACGGGCTATAGGATGTACCACTGTGCTCACCCCCTGGCCACACTCTTCAAGATTCTGGCATGTTTTTATATCAGCCTGGTGGGGATTTACGGTCTCATCTGCATGTACACCCTCTGCTGGATGCTCAGCCGCTCGCTTAAGCGCTACTCCTTTGAGTCAATCCGCGAGGAGAGCAGGTACAGTGACATACCAGATGTGAAAAACGACTTTGCCTTCATGTTGCACATGATAGACCAGTATGACCCGCTCTACTCCAAACGCTTTGCGGTCTTCCTGTCGGAGGTTAGCGAGAACAAACTGCGTCAGCTGAACCTCAACAATGAGTGGACGCTGGACAAGCTGCGGCAACGTATCACCAAGAACTCCCAGGAGAAACTGGAGCTGCACTTGTTCATGCTTAACGGAATCCCTGAAACCGTGTTTGACCTAATAGAACTGGAGGTGCTCAAGCTGGAGCTCATCCCTGATGTCACCATCCCCCCCATCATTGCCCAGCTAGTCAGCCTGAGAGAGATGTGGCTCTACCACACACCGGCAAAAATTGAGGCCCCAGCTTTGGCCTTTCTGAGGGAGAACCTCAAGTCCCTCCACATAAAGTTCACTGACATCAAGGAGATTCCTCTATGGATCTACAGCCTGAAGAACCTGAGCGAGCTGCACCTCACAGGGAACCTGAGCGCAGAGAACAACCGCTACATTGTCATCGACGGGCTACGAGAGCTCAAGAGGCTCAAAGTGCTCCGTCTGAAGAGTAACCTGACCAAGCTGCCTCAGGTGGTGACAGACGTTGGGGTCCACCTCCAGAAGCTGTCAATCAACAATGAGGGCACCAAGCTGATGGTGCTCAACAGCCTGAAGAAGATGgtgaacctgacagagctggagctGTTGCGCTGCGACCTGGAACGTATCCCGCACTCCATCTTCAGCCTGCACAACCTGCAGGAGATTGACCTGAAGGACAATAACCTTAAGACCATCGAGGAGATCATCAGCTTCCAGCACCTGCACCGTCTGGTAAACTTGAAGCTGTGGTACAACCAGATCGCCTATATCCCCATCCAGATCGGCACCTTGACGAACATGGAGAGGCTCTACCTAAACCGCAACAAGATCGAGAACATCCCGGGCCAGCTGTTCTACTGCCGCAAACTGCGCTTCCTGGACCTGAGTCACAACAACCTGACCAGTATACATGCCGATGTGGGCTTCCTCCAGAACCTGCAGTACTTTGCTGTGACAGCCAACAGG ATCGAGTCCCTCCCGCCGGATCTGTTCCAGTGCAAGAAGCTGCGCACCCTGAACCTGGGCAACAACTGCCTGCAGACTCTGCCCTCGCGCTTTGGCGAGCTGACTGGCCTGACCCAGCTGGAGCTGCGGGGGAACCGTCTGGAGTGCCTTCCCGTGGAGCTGGGGGAGTGCAGGCTGCTGAAGAGGTGTGGTCTAGTGGTGGAGGAGGACCTCTTTAACACCCTGCCCCCCGAGGTCAAAGAGCAGCTGTGGAGGGCCGACAAAGAACCGGTCTGA